The following proteins are encoded in a genomic region of Canis lupus familiaris isolate Mischka breed German Shepherd chromosome 6, alternate assembly UU_Cfam_GSD_1.0, whole genome shotgun sequence:
- the LOC100683001 gene encoding small integral membrane protein 10-like protein 2A isoform X2, producing the protein MELPQRAERGPAAGAEARGRRGAEGRGRASERRAAGSAAGRCAAGGRRAPVYMAAALSGLAVRLSRSAAARSYGVFCKGLTRTLLIFFDLAWRLRINFPYLYIVASMMLNVRLQVHIEIH; encoded by the exons ATGGAG CTCCCTCAGCGCGCGGAGCGCGGCCCAGCGGCCGGGGCGGAGGCCCGGGGGCGACGCGGCgccgaggggcgggggcgggcttCTGAGCGCCGGGCGGCCGGGTCCGCGGCCGGTCGgtgcgcggcgggcgggcggcgggcgccggTCTATATGGCGGCGGCTCTGTCCGGCCTGGCTGTCCGCCTTTCGCGCTCGGCCGCCGCCCGCTCCTATGGGGTCTTCTGCAAGGGGCTGACTCGCACGCTGCTCATCTTCTTCGACCTGGCCTGGCGGCTGCGCATCAACTTCCCGTACCTTTACATCGTGGCTTCGATGATGCTCAACGTCCGCCTGCAG